A window from Manis javanica isolate MJ-LG chromosome 10, MJ_LKY, whole genome shotgun sequence encodes these proteins:
- the LOC140843988 gene encoding nuclear envelope pore membrane protein POM 121-like translates to MSVPAPHSISTTGVFSFGAGQSGSTGSTAPFLGGLSQNSLGAAGQSTPFPFHVAGTPQNMSVFAATTSGFGATTQTTSSGTSSSVFGSTISSPFTSKVSAGPAGSWGFGMSVDASHSSSTTGVFGFGAEQSGSTGGTAPWEA, encoded by the exons ATGAGTGTGCCTGCCCCCCACAGCATCTCCACCACTGGGGTGTTCAGCTTTGGCGCAGGACAGAGTGGGAGCACTGGCAGCACGGCCCCTTTCTTGGGAGGCTTGAGTCAGAACTCCCTGggtgcagctggccagagcacacccTTTCCCTTCCACGTGGCTGGCACACCTCAGAACATGTCTGTGTTTGCAG ccaccACCTCGGGCTTTGGAGCTACAACTCAGACCACCAGCAGCGGGACCAGTAGCTCAgtgtttggcagcaccatctcaTCGCCCTTCACgtccaaggtgtcagcaggccccgCTGGCAGTTGGGGCTTTGGGATGAGCGTGGATGcctcccacagcagctccaccactggggtgTTTGGCTTTGGTGCAGAACAGAGTGGGAGCACTGGTGGAACAGCTCCTTGGGAGGCTTGA